TCTGTCTGATTGTCATAGGTGAAAGGAACATTTGTTGCGACTATATTCCATACATTTCCATCGCTACTTGTATATAGATCCCATTGAAGCGTTGATATATCCGTTGTGGTTAGATTCCCGCCTATATAGAGAGTGATTAAATCAACCGGTTGGTAATCTGTATTGATTGCTATATTTTCATACGGTGTTTGTAAGTTGATTCCGGCGCTGGTGTTATAATCTCCATCTGTTAGAAGGGCGTTTGGCGTTAAAGTTCCTATAGAAGGAGACGTGTCTATGCCGCTTAGCCCGGTTACCGGATAGACTTTCTTATAGTAGTAGCCGTTAACGCTTTTCAGAGAATAGCGGTTGTCAGAGTAGTATATACTTTCTATTGCAGACAGATAAATTTTTCCGTTAAAGAAGGCTTTTCTGACAGATATGTTCGCATTGTGGTTAGTTGTTTCTGAGAAAACATCTCTTACATGATCCTCTGTTTTTGAGTGGGTATAGGAATAACCTAATGTGAGGTTTCTTTTATATGTGTAGCCTGTTGAAAATCTTCTACTGTATGTATCTGAATTTATATCATCAGAGGATACGGAATTTTTTGATACAGCCGCGCTAATGTATGGATATTTGGGATTCCATGCTGAAGAAAATATCAGTTCGTAGTTTTTGTTTTTTCCGTTATATCCCGAAGATGTTTTTGTATTAATAAGGCTTATTGACGATGATAGATTGAAAAGGTCATTAGTTAGTCTGGTATTTAGTGCCGGCCTGAATGTTGATTGCCAGGTATCTACGTCTGTGTGATATTTAGAATATCCTACTGATATCAAATATTTTATGCCGTCCGTTACCTCTCCGGGTGTGTTAAAGTTGTAGTTTTCGTTAAAGAAAGAGCTTCTGTCGCCGTCTTTATATACCGTGTTATATTGCCATTGAGCATAAAGATTTACTGTTCTGTCAATGAGAGGGAGGAGACTCGAAAATTCAATCTCTCCTGCTTTGTAAGGTTCTTTTTTAGGAACCACAACTTCTCCGGATGTTTTTGTCCTTATTGCTTTTGTTTTATTCCCTTTTATAAGTTTTTCCGAGCTCAGGACGATTTTTTTCAGCTTTTTCTGAATTTTAAATTCGGAAAGAGTTTTGTTTTCTGGTGATTGGACTATAGGTGTTTGAATTTCCTTTAACTTTATCTTTTTAACTTTTTCTTTTACTGTTGGCGGAACGGCCTGTATTATAACTTCTGCTTTTTTCCCTGGAACAATAGGAGCTTTTATTATAGGAATGGATGAAGGGACAAGTTCTTTTGGTTTTTTCTCTAATTTTTCCTGCTGTTTTTCCAATCCCAGTTTGGTAGGTGATGTTGGAACTATAACTGTTTTAATCGGTAAAAATGTCAGTTTTTTTTGTAATTTCTTCGCCTCTTTTCTGGTTCTGGCCAAAAAAACTCTTACCGTGTAGTATCCAGAATCTGTTTTATATATAAAAGCTTCTTTTTTTATTTCAGGAGGTAATCTTTTGTACAGACGCTCAGCAGCATCTCTTTTTGTTGCAGTTATTAATTGGATTGAATAAAGAAAGATATCAGGAGTTTTAACCACTTTTACAGGCAGATTTAGGGCCTTTAGTATAGGTTTGTATACGGTTAAAATGGATGGAGATGTTGCCAAAAATATGCGAACACTGTATTTATTTCCTATTTGGTATAAGTAGGCACTTTTCCTTAGATTTTCGGGTAAATTAAGAATAAATTCAAAAGCTTTGTTTTTATTTGTAAATGTTCCAACTTCGTAAGAGTAAAGATATCCTTTTACTTTGATGTTCTTATAGTTTACAGAAGGCTCGGCGTAAACGGACGTTCCTATTCCCAGCCCAATCAAAATAGCTGCAAATATAGCCTTTCCCGTTCTCTTCATTTTTTCAACCTTTACCGGTTAGAATCGTAAAGATTTTATACCTTACTGGTAAGTTTTTGTCAACATATAAAGAAATTTATTGAAGTATAGAGAACTGGGTCTTTTTTTTGTTAAAATTATAGCTATTATTTAGCATTGGATATTAGGAGGAATTGTGAAAAAACTTACGGCGGTATTTTTTATAGTTATTTTTCTCTTTATTTCAGCATCAGCTTCAACTCTTGATGATGTTATAAAAGCTTTGAAAAAAGGTGAGGTAGAAAAAGCCTATTATCTTCAGAAAAATCTGTCTCAAGAGGAAAAAAAACTTTTAGAAATTCTCCTCCTGCTTCATCAGGATAAGTTAACCGATGCAGAATTGCTCTCTGGAAATTATATTCCCTGCAATGTGCTATATCTACCAGATGGAATAGATGCTTTGGTTGTTAATAAAGTAATAGAAAAGTTGTATGTTATAAAAGAAAAATCTGGGGTGCCCGTAATAGTTGCAGAATTTGACTGTGTTACCGGTAAAAAGCCAGGAGATAAGTTAAAAGAGGGAGATCAAAGGACACCGGAAGGTATCTATATTCCTCTTTACTGGAGAGGACATCTTCCTAAAATTTACGGTCCGGGAGCTTTTGTCTTAAATTATCCCAATTTGATAGATAGAAAAATTCTCCGTAGAGGGGGACACGGTATATGGATTCACGGTATGGATACACCGTCACGGCCACCCCACAGCACCAACGGTTGTATAGTGCTTGAAAACAAGGATTTGAAGAGGCTCAGGAAATTTATTACCCCAAAAGAAACACCTGTAATAATTGTTGATGAACTTTGTAAGGAGCCTTTTAAAAATTTTGTTTCCGAAAGAAATTCACTTGTAGATTTTGTTTATAAATGGAAAGCGGCGTGGGAAAATTCTCCTGAGGATTTACAAACGTATTTTTCTTTCTATTCCAAGAATTTTGTCACAGACAAATACAGCTTTAATGAATGGAAAAAGTATAAGAAAAGGGTTACAGCTGGCAAAAAATGGATTAAAATAAAGATATCGAACCTGGCGATTACAAGAGATGGTAGATTGTTAAGCTTCGGAAGATTATATTTAATATCGTTTGATATGAAATATCGTTCAAACAATTATAACTGGCAGGGGCATAAACTACTTTATGTGACTAAAGAAGGTGAAAAATGGAAAATATTGGGAGAAGAGAGCTTCTAAAAGACTATTTTATTAAAATGCTTGGGTTTTCTTTAGCTTCATTACCAGCTGTATCCTGGGCATCTACCGGAAAAAAAAGAAACAGACTTCACTTTTCTTTTCCTGATAAACCTATGGAGTTTTCTTACAGGTATGGTAAGACAAAAGGTGGAAGGATTATTGTAATAGGTGGAATTCACGGAAACGAACCGGGTGCCTATAAAGCTGCTGATATGCTTATGGATGTCGAAGTTGAAAAAGGTGAATTGATAATTTTACCCCGTAGTAATTTCACTTCTATTCTGGCTTTTAAGAGAGGTTACAACGGGGATATGAACAGGAAGTTTGCTTTTATTTCAAATAGAGATCCTGATTATCCGTATGTTCAAAGAATAAAAAGTGTTATTGAGAAGTATAAACCTGATGTTGTTCTTTCTCTTCATGACGGTTTTGGGTTTCATTCAGTTAACAAAAACGCGTGGGGCCAATGTATTGTTATAGATGAGAAGGTATATAAAAGATTTAATCTTTATTCTGTAGCTTCTGCTGTGTCTTCTTATGTTAATAAGTTTATAAACAGAAGAGAGTGGAAAATTCCAGTTTATTCGACAAGAACTTTCAGTCCTGATACAAAACATAAGGAGCAGCGGAAATCTCTTACCTATTTTTGTTTGTCAAAGTGTGACACTCCTGCGTTTTGTCTGGAAGTTTCCAAACAGCTTCCTTCTTTAAAAGAGAAAGTTAGGTTTCATCTTTTGATGCTAAGTAAGTTTTTTGATATATACGGTGTTAGGATAAAACCTTCTTTCAGCGACCTTTATACGGCGTTTTTGAAAGAAAACAGAAGCAAACAAAGTGTCAGTGCTGTTCTTAATATAAATGGCAGGAGTGTTATCGTTTCCAATTCCAGAACTTTTAAACTTCCTGTTGGTTCGGAAATTTCTTTTGTTTCTTTCAACGGAAGCAGAGGTATGTTTGGTGTTCCCAGAGGGGTAAATTTAAACTGGAAAACCTTCTATGTGAAAGGTGGTCTTTCTGTTGATATAAAGGACGATTTTCAAAAATTATTTAGTCTGCATTTTCTATTGGCTTAGCTACTTTTTTTCTGTATTCTTCCGCTTTTTTGAGATAATTTTCAGCAGCTTCCGGGCGGGCATTTTTTCTCAGTATTTCGGCGAGTTTTTCACAGGCTGTTGCTGCTTCTGAGTATATACCTAATTGGGCAAGGACCTCTATGTATATTTTCCATACCAGTATATCTTCTGGATGTTTAAGAAGATACTTGGGAGTTTCTCTAAGTATAAAGTTGAAATCCTGGTCTTGTAATTTCATTAAAATTAAAGAACGGAAATCACCTACTTTTTTGTAGTGATATTCCAGGATTTTCTTTGAAGTTCTAAGGGGAATACATTTTAGTGCGTTAATGTATACATTTTGAAATTTATCGGTGATACAGCATAATGTCTCTTCTACATTGAATTTTCTAACTAACACTACTGCAGTAATAGCTGCAACTGTTCCAGATATTGCCATTATTATCCAGAGCAAGTACCTTCTGAGTGTTGGATTATTCAGGTTTATGGTTTTTGTGGTTATAGTATTTTGGGGGACCTTTCTACCTGCTTTTTGCGGTTTTTTGATTGTCATGCTCTTTTCACTTTCTGAAGTGTTCTTTTCTGTGGAAGGAGTTGTTTTTTGTTTGAGCGGTTTCTCTTGCTTTGTTTGTTTTATTTCCGCTTTCTTAATTTCAGATGGAAAATGCCCTTTTTTTATTGTCCTTTCAGGGCTGTAGTAGTTTAATGTTATGTAAGCACTTGGAGATATTTTTTTGATTTCTGGATGATTTTTCAAATAATTTCTGGCTTCTTGTTTTGTTTTAAACAGACCCACTCTTACTTTATATCTTGTTTTTACTTTATCTATTCTGGAATATTCAAGATTTCGGATTTTATTAAAAATACGTTCTGCTTCCTTCTTGCTTTTTGTGTTGGTTAGCTGTATTGTATATACGGGTGTCTCTTTTGCAAAAGCCTTATTTAAAAAATTAACGGACAAAATTATTGAAAAAGTAACTATTAAAAAGACTTTTAAGTTTTTTTTCATCAAAATACCTCTCTGTAGGACCCAATTATTTAGCAAAATTTTTAACATCGATTAATTATATATAAAGTTTTCTCTTCTTTCCACCACTCATTCGTGGATTTCTTTTTCATAAAAACTTATACTCAAATAATAGAGGTTGCTTTTGTTCTGATTTCTGATGTAATATTTTTTAGTAAAGATTGTCTGTTTTTTACAAGGAGAGGAAAAAATGCCGAAGATATCAATTGATGAAACCTTTGTTAAGCTTTTAAATCAATACGGTTTAACGTCTTACGAGGCTAAGGCTTATTATGCATTGTTAATTCTTGGAGAAGCAACGGCTACAAATGTTGCTAAGTGGGCAGGTATTCCTCAACAGAGGGTATATGATGCTCTTTCAGCGCTGGAAAGGAAAGGTTTTATCCATATAAAACATACAAATCCCAAAAAGTTT
The sequence above is a segment of the Desulfurobacterium indicum genome. Coding sequences within it:
- a CDS encoding SPOR domain-containing protein → MKRTGKAIFAAILIGLGIGTSVYAEPSVNYKNIKVKGYLYSYEVGTFTNKNKAFEFILNLPENLRKSAYLYQIGNKYSVRIFLATSPSILTVYKPILKALNLPVKVVKTPDIFLYSIQLITATKRDAAERLYKRLPPEIKKEAFIYKTDSGYYTVRVFLARTRKEAKKLQKKLTFLPIKTVIVPTSPTKLGLEKQQEKLEKKPKELVPSSIPIIKAPIVPGKKAEVIIQAVPPTVKEKVKKIKLKEIQTPIVQSPENKTLSEFKIQKKLKKIVLSSEKLIKGNKTKAIRTKTSGEVVVPKKEPYKAGEIEFSSLLPLIDRTVNLYAQWQYNTVYKDGDRSSFFNENYNFNTPGEVTDGIKYLISVGYSKYHTDVDTWQSTFRPALNTRLTNDLFNLSSSISLINTKTSSGYNGKNKNYELIFSSAWNPKYPYISAAVSKNSVSSDDINSDTYSRRFSTGYTYKRNLTLGYSYTHSKTEDHVRDVFSETTNHNANISVRKAFFNGKIYLSAIESIYYSDNRYSLKSVNGYYYKKVYPVTGLSGIDTSPSIGTLTPNALLTDGDYNTSAGINLQTPYENIAINTDYQPVDLITLYIGGNLTTTDISTLQWDLYTSSDGNVWNIVATNVPFTYDNQTETLNFVLPQRIEDNYIKLVLTSTGATNIGYVTEVEAYEKVANATTVINDSSTHGDTTRVGIRIKLPLNLGYSFQYERTGRDGEEISSKFSHNLSGMWRYRYIQIGAGAGRTDYFIKDQDTRSSQRANIDIKAKPLNTLSLRAGTGYIENFINYDKTSTSFIISTGLNARIFTGLNAGLSNDIVKTTNEETNTSATSYNTKLNINAKLFPSLLVSSSIQHNVSSTTTDIYSVSSTWTPSEILRLTISEGYISRENDKNSSTTNISLSIVPRGGDIRYSVSMASSNGKESYSGNVFWQVSEYFTANSYLRYTPSDDSVSTGATVNARW
- a CDS encoding L,D-transpeptidase family protein yields the protein MKKLTAVFFIVIFLFISASASTLDDVIKALKKGEVEKAYYLQKNLSQEEKKLLEILLLLHQDKLTDAELLSGNYIPCNVLYLPDGIDALVVNKVIEKLYVIKEKSGVPVIVAEFDCVTGKKPGDKLKEGDQRTPEGIYIPLYWRGHLPKIYGPGAFVLNYPNLIDRKILRRGGHGIWIHGMDTPSRPPHSTNGCIVLENKDLKRLRKFITPKETPVIIVDELCKEPFKNFVSERNSLVDFVYKWKAAWENSPEDLQTYFSFYSKNFVTDKYSFNEWKKYKKRVTAGKKWIKIKISNLAITRDGRLLSFGRLYLISFDMKYRSNNYNWQGHKLLYVTKEGEKWKILGEESF
- a CDS encoding M99 family carboxypeptidase catalytic domain-containing protein, giving the protein MENIGRRELLKDYFIKMLGFSLASLPAVSWASTGKKRNRLHFSFPDKPMEFSYRYGKTKGGRIIVIGGIHGNEPGAYKAADMLMDVEVEKGELIILPRSNFTSILAFKRGYNGDMNRKFAFISNRDPDYPYVQRIKSVIEKYKPDVVLSLHDGFGFHSVNKNAWGQCIVIDEKVYKRFNLYSVASAVSSYVNKFINRREWKIPVYSTRTFSPDTKHKEQRKSLTYFCLSKCDTPAFCLEVSKQLPSLKEKVRFHLLMLSKFFDIYGVRIKPSFSDLYTAFLKENRSKQSVSAVLNINGRSVIVSNSRTFKLPVGSEISFVSFNGSRGMFGVPRGVNLNWKTFYVKGGLSVDIKDDFQKLFSLHFLLA
- a CDS encoding SPOR domain-containing protein yields the protein MKKNLKVFLIVTFSIILSVNFLNKAFAKETPVYTIQLTNTKSKKEAERIFNKIRNLEYSRIDKVKTRYKVRVGLFKTKQEARNYLKNHPEIKKISPSAYITLNYYSPERTIKKGHFPSEIKKAEIKQTKQEKPLKQKTTPSTEKNTSESEKSMTIKKPQKAGRKVPQNTITTKTINLNNPTLRRYLLWIIMAISGTVAAITAVVLVRKFNVEETLCCITDKFQNVYINALKCIPLRTSKKILEYHYKKVGDFRSLILMKLQDQDFNFILRETPKYLLKHPEDILVWKIYIEVLAQLGIYSEAATACEKLAEILRKNARPEAAENYLKKAEEYRKKVAKPIENAD